The Paenibacillus sp. RUD330 genome has a segment encoding these proteins:
- a CDS encoding ABC transporter ATP-binding protein yields MASKPPKKLIAVALLLSLASTAAGLVVPMVTKQFIDGFSLSALKPGHIVMLAGFFVIQALAGAYSSYLLARLGQHVVASLRERLWRKLMALPVAYYDRHQTGETVSRMTNDTGVVRGLITDHLVGFVTSIISAIGAFILLLTLDWRMTLILLIAIPVLAGIMVPLGMMMHRIAKETQDETAAFSGGINNVLSEVRLVKASGAERRELEHGFKGIRALYRLGVREGKVGAWIGPAVSFTIMMLLVIIIGYGGVRVSSGEMTAGDLVAFILYLMQIIMPVSQIAVFFSQFNKAMGATERISATLEETEEDFAAGGELRSASAPVTAEGLAFAYAGSDPIIQGMDFAIQPGQVTAIVGPSGGGKTTLFSLLERYYAPTAGRLLIGGVPLADYSLASWRSRIGYVAQESPLMAGTIRDNLTYGIDRAPEPEELERAARLAYADVFISELPQKYDTEVGERGIKLSGGQRQRIGIARALLRNPDILLLDEATSALDSQSEVIVQQALGNLMEGRTTVVIAHRLSTVVDADQILFVDKGRITGRGTHEELLETHELYREFALRQLRSPKEDEAEEPVDPRSQPELY; encoded by the coding sequence ATGGCGTCCAAGCCGCCCAAAAAGCTGATCGCCGTCGCGCTGCTGCTGAGCCTGGCTTCCACGGCGGCAGGCCTCGTCGTGCCGATGGTGACCAAGCAGTTCATCGACGGCTTCAGCCTGAGCGCCTTGAAGCCGGGCCATATCGTCATGCTGGCCGGATTCTTCGTCATCCAAGCGCTGGCCGGAGCGTACTCCAGCTACCTGCTCGCCCGGCTCGGGCAGCATGTCGTCGCGAGCCTGCGCGAGCGGCTGTGGCGCAAGCTGATGGCGCTGCCGGTCGCTTATTACGATCGCCACCAGACGGGCGAGACCGTCAGCCGCATGACCAACGACACAGGCGTCGTGCGCGGACTCATCACCGATCATCTGGTCGGCTTCGTCACCAGCATCATCTCGGCGATCGGAGCGTTCATCCTGCTGCTGACGCTGGATTGGCGCATGACGCTCATCCTGCTGATCGCGATTCCGGTGCTGGCCGGCATCATGGTGCCGCTCGGCATGATGATGCACCGCATCGCCAAGGAAACGCAGGACGAGACGGCTGCCTTCTCCGGCGGCATCAACAACGTGCTGTCGGAGGTCCGCCTCGTCAAGGCGTCGGGCGCGGAGCGGCGCGAGCTGGAGCACGGCTTCAAGGGTATCCGCGCCTTGTACCGGCTCGGCGTCCGAGAAGGCAAGGTCGGAGCGTGGATCGGCCCCGCCGTCTCCTTCACGATCATGATGCTGCTCGTCATCATCATCGGCTACGGCGGCGTGCGCGTATCGTCAGGCGAGATGACGGCCGGCGATCTCGTCGCCTTCATCCTGTACCTCATGCAGATCATCATGCCGGTCAGCCAGATCGCGGTCTTCTTCTCCCAATTCAACAAGGCGATGGGAGCGACGGAGCGGATCAGCGCGACGCTGGAGGAGACCGAGGAGGACTTCGCCGCCGGCGGGGAGCTCCGCAGCGCGTCGGCACCCGTCACGGCCGAGGGACTGGCGTTCGCCTATGCAGGCAGCGATCCCATCATTCAGGGCATGGACTTCGCGATCCAGCCGGGACAGGTTACGGCGATCGTCGGTCCCAGCGGAGGCGGCAAAACAACGCTCTTCTCGCTTCTGGAGCGGTATTACGCTCCTACCGCCGGAAGGCTGCTGATCGGGGGCGTGCCGCTCGCGGACTACTCCCTCGCCAGCTGGCGCAGCCGGATCGGCTATGTGGCGCAGGAAAGCCCGCTGATGGCCGGCACGATCCGCGACAATCTGACGTACGGCATCGACCGCGCGCCGGAGCCGGAGGAGCTGGAGAGAGCGGCGCGCCTGGCCTACGCCGACGTCTTCATCAGCGAGCTGCCGCAAAAATACGACACCGAGGTTGGCGAGCGCGGCATCAAGCTGTCCGGCGGGCAGCGGCAGCGCATCGGGATCGCGCGGGCTCTGCTGCGCAATCCGGACATCCTGCTGCTCGACGAGGCGACCTCGGCGCTCGACAGCCAGTCGGAGGTGATCGTGCAGCAGGCTCTCGGCAATCTGATGGAGGGGCGCACGACGGTCGTCATCGCCCACCGGTTGTCGACCGTCGTGGACGCCGACCAGATCCTGTTCGTGGACAAGGGACGCATTACCGGTCGGGGCACCCATGAGGAGCTGCTGGAGACGCATGAGCTGTACCGCGAGTTCGCGCTGCGCCAGCTGCGCTCTCCGAAGGAAGACGAGGCGGAGGAGCCGGTTGACCCCCGTTCGCAGCCGGAATTATACTAG
- a CDS encoding DUF4871 domain-containing protein, with the protein MNANDRNERLRSRMQPSPFVSGRFTEEMAQAVSRRIHSQSAGRGGEAWRRPRRAILAAVLTAVCLAAVWGLPSPLPGHRGQGGLTESHAYFEQGKQLFAIYPEPDARAGIMQGYVFSFTAPFRVFEGKNLRVEAVHAESGWRETAYSGLIRSPDSGYEGLERHGMQFVLPLGGLWRLDVLLDGVSYGHVTIALHEPDWQASPEFRSGAYLMRGVEGKVAFIDAGFSAGMHQKYMWHFWGDKEKFDGGFQVKAIKEGEERPVDVFSTDSFFSGSLNGADLSAVSMMSLPEPGRWRLLPYADGRLLDTIVVDVKQAGKE; encoded by the coding sequence TTGAACGCCAACGATCGGAATGAGAGGCTGAGAAGCCGGATGCAGCCGTCGCCATTCGTCTCCGGCCGGTTCACGGAGGAAATGGCGCAGGCGGTGAGCCGCAGGATCCATTCGCAGTCCGCAGGGCGGGGGGGAGAGGCCTGGAGGAGGCCGCGTCGGGCTATTCTGGCTGCGGTGCTGACGGCTGTCTGTCTGGCCGCGGTTTGGGGACTGCCGTCTCCGTTGCCGGGCCATCGGGGACAGGGAGGTCTGACGGAGAGCCATGCCTATTTCGAGCAGGGCAAGCAGCTGTTCGCCATCTATCCGGAGCCGGATGCGCGGGCAGGCATCATGCAGGGTTATGTATTCTCGTTCACCGCTCCCTTCCGCGTCTTTGAGGGCAAAAACCTCCGAGTGGAAGCCGTGCATGCCGAATCGGGCTGGAGAGAGACCGCATACTCCGGCCTGATCCGGAGTCCGGACAGCGGTTATGAAGGATTGGAGAGGCATGGGATGCAGTTCGTCCTCCCCCTCGGCGGACTGTGGAGGCTCGACGTGCTTCTCGACGGGGTTTCCTACGGACATGTGACGATAGCCTTGCATGAGCCGGACTGGCAGGCCAGTCCCGAGTTCCGCTCCGGAGCCTATCTCATGCGCGGCGTGGAAGGAAAGGTGGCCTTCATAGACGCCGGTTTCTCGGCAGGCATGCACCAGAAGTACATGTGGCATTTCTGGGGGGACAAGGAGAAGTTCGACGGAGGCTTCCAGGTGAAGGCGATCAAAGAAGGAGAGGAACGGCCTGTCGACGTCTTCTCGACGGATTCGTTCTTTTCCGGCTCCTTGAACGGCGCCGACCTGAGCGCCGTCTCCATGATGTCGCTGCCCGAGCCGGGACGCTGGCGCCTGCTTCCCTACGCGGACGGCAGGCTTTTGGATACGATCGTGGTGGATGTGAAGCAGGCGGGCAAGGAATGA
- the phnX gene encoding phosphonoacetaldehyde hydrolase, whose translation MTTEQQRVQAVILDWAGTMVDYGSRAPVEAFIRLFAERGVEVSDEAVRKPMGRMKLDHLRDICADGEVKQAWKARYGSEPGEQDVQEMYREFEPMLMSTLDRFADPVPGALALQDRLRAAGIRIGTTTGYTREMMAVIEPAAAEKGYAPDAVVTPDEMPRGGRPHPWMIFRNAEVLGIYPLSAYVKCGDTPADMREGRNAGVWTVGVVFGGNELGLSQDEVAALSEDERERRFREIAAGLEAAGAHAVIREIGDLDRFIETVNERLAKGERP comes from the coding sequence ATGACAACGGAACAGCAGCGCGTGCAAGCCGTCATTCTGGATTGGGCGGGGACGATGGTGGACTACGGAAGCCGGGCTCCGGTGGAGGCGTTCATCCGCCTGTTCGCAGAGCGGGGGGTGGAAGTATCCGACGAGGCGGTGCGCAAGCCGATGGGCCGCATGAAGCTCGATCATCTCCGCGACATCTGCGCGGACGGCGAGGTGAAGCAGGCGTGGAAGGCGCGCTACGGCAGCGAGCCCGGAGAGCAGGACGTGCAGGAGATGTACCGGGAGTTCGAGCCGATGCTGATGAGCACGCTGGACCGGTTCGCCGATCCGGTGCCGGGGGCTCTCGCCCTGCAGGACCGGCTGCGCGCCGCGGGCATCCGGATCGGAACGACGACCGGATATACCCGCGAGATGATGGCGGTCATCGAGCCTGCGGCGGCGGAGAAGGGCTACGCGCCCGATGCCGTCGTGACGCCGGACGAGATGCCGCGCGGGGGACGGCCGCATCCGTGGATGATTTTCCGCAACGCGGAGGTGCTTGGCATCTATCCGCTGTCCGCTTACGTCAAATGCGGCGATACGCCTGCGGATATGAGGGAAGGCCGCAACGCCGGCGTCTGGACGGTCGGCGTCGTTTTCGGCGGCAACGAGCTCGGCCTGTCGCAGGATGAGGTCGCCGCCCTGTCCGAGGACGAGCGCGAGCGCCGCTTCCGCGAGATCGCGGCGGGCCTGGAGGCTGCGGGGGCGCATGCGGTCATCCGCGAGATCGGCGATCTCGACCGCTTCATCGAGACGGTCAACGAGCGGCTGGCGAAGGGGGAGCGGCCATGA
- a CDS encoding ABC transporter ATP-binding protein, whose translation MREDLFVHVQKQSFAFHDSASTGQLMSRMTNDLFDISELAHHGPEDVVVSLVRIAGSFVILSRINGPLTGLIFLILPVLFLLVYLYSGKLKRALKTSKERIGDINAQIEDTLAGIRAVQAFSGEEAETEKFRRRNRRFFDSRKRGYWAEAVMFNGLNSFVSLLTILVVVVGAYLIGRREMQLPDLISFLLYIGTLIAPVRMLVNFTQNLQNGIAGFERFRELMELQPDIADADHAADLDHVRGEVEFDRVSLRYSREEGDVLAGIGFKARPGEFIALVGSSGVGKTTFCSLIPRFYGCTEGTVRIDGKDVRDIRLKSLRRHIGIVQQESYLFAGTIADNIRYGRPDATDDEVREAAAKANADAFILELPQGYGSMVGQRGVKLSGGQRQRISIARVFLKNPSILILDEATSALDYRSERAVQESLERLARGRTTFVIAHRLSTIRSAGRILVLSERGIAEEGTHDELIARGGLYARLTGVQA comes from the coding sequence ATGCGGGAAGATCTGTTCGTCCACGTCCAGAAGCAGAGCTTCGCCTTCCATGACAGCGCCAGCACCGGCCAGCTGATGTCGCGCATGACGAACGACCTGTTCGACATTTCGGAGCTGGCCCATCACGGGCCCGAGGATGTCGTCGTCTCGCTGGTGCGGATCGCAGGCTCTTTCGTCATTCTGAGCCGGATCAACGGCCCGCTCACTGGGCTGATCTTCTTGATTCTTCCGGTGCTTTTCCTGCTTGTCTATTTGTACAGCGGAAAGCTGAAGAGGGCGCTGAAAACGAGCAAGGAGCGCATCGGCGACATCAATGCCCAAATCGAAGACACGCTTGCCGGCATCCGGGCCGTGCAGGCCTTCAGTGGCGAGGAGGCCGAGACGGAAAAGTTCAGGCGCCGAAACCGCCGTTTTTTCGACAGCCGCAAAAGAGGCTACTGGGCCGAGGCGGTCATGTTCAACGGCCTGAACAGCTTCGTGTCGCTGCTTACGATTCTGGTCGTTGTCGTTGGCGCCTATCTTATCGGCCGCCGCGAAATGCAGCTGCCCGACCTGATCAGCTTCCTGCTCTATATCGGCACCTTGATCGCACCGGTCCGGATGCTGGTGAATTTCACGCAGAACCTGCAGAACGGCATCGCGGGATTCGAGCGCTTCCGGGAGCTCATGGAGCTCCAGCCCGATATCGCGGATGCGGATCACGCCGCCGATCTCGATCATGTCCGCGGAGAAGTTGAATTCGACCGGGTCAGCCTCCGCTACTCGCGGGAGGAGGGGGATGTGCTGGCCGGCATCGGCTTCAAGGCCCGCCCCGGCGAGTTCATCGCTCTCGTCGGCTCCTCGGGGGTCGGCAAAACGACATTCTGCAGCCTCATTCCCCGATTCTATGGATGCACCGAGGGAACGGTGAGGATCGACGGCAAGGATGTCCGGGACATCCGGCTGAAGTCGCTGCGCAGGCATATCGGCATCGTGCAGCAGGAGTCGTATCTGTTCGCGGGAACGATCGCAGACAATATCCGCTACGGCCGGCCGGACGCGACCGATGACGAGGTCAGGGAAGCGGCGGCGAAAGCGAACGCCGATGCATTCATCCTGGAGCTGCCGCAAGGCTACGGCTCCATGGTCGGGCAGCGGGGCGTGAAGCTGTCCGGCGGACAGCGCCAGCGCATCAGCATCGCCAGGGTGTTCCTCAAGAATCCGTCCATTCTCATCCTGGACGAAGCGACCTCCGCTCTCGACTACCGGAGCGAAAGGGCGGTCCAGGAAAGCCTGGAGCGGCTGGCGAGGGGCCGTACGACGTTCGTCATCGCCCACCGGCTGTCGACGATCCGGAGCGCGGGCCGGATTCTCGTGCTCTCGGAGCGGGGCATCGCGGAGGAAGGCACGCATGATGAGCTCATAGCCCGGGGAGGCTTGTACGCCCGTCTGACCGGAGTGCAGGCTTGA
- a CDS encoding oxidoreductase, translated as MGIRTGLIGYGLSGSVFHAPLIAAEEGLQLTGVVTSQTDKVREDYENVDVYEDVEALLGSGVELVVVASPNTLHYEHAKSAILAGKHVVVEKPFTNTVREAEELIELARTKGVMLSVFHNRRWDNDFLTVRQVLDSGTIGRVSVYEAHYDRYSPEVEVEARWRDQPLPGSGILYDLGAHLIDQAVQVLGRPDSIWADLRLDRDEAETVDYFHLVLAYPQSRAILRAGTLVRQAGPRFMVHGDLGSYIKYGLDPQEDQLKAGLRPGDADWGADKEECYGELTTAVGDLTMRTKIDTLPGSYQDYYRGIAEAISGGGNPPVGAEEAMEVIRLIEAAHRSARERRVIDLAPALDETAKKE; from the coding sequence ATGGGCATACGAACGGGATTGATCGGATACGGCCTGTCAGGCTCGGTATTCCACGCCCCCCTCATCGCAGCCGAGGAAGGCTTGCAGCTGACCGGAGTCGTCACCTCCCAGACGGATAAAGTCCGGGAGGATTATGAAAACGTCGACGTGTACGAAGACGTGGAAGCGCTGCTGGGCAGCGGAGTGGAGCTGGTCGTCGTGGCAAGCCCGAATACGCTGCACTACGAGCATGCCAAGAGCGCCATTCTCGCGGGCAAGCATGTCGTGGTGGAGAAGCCGTTCACCAATACGGTGCGCGAGGCGGAAGAGCTGATCGAGCTGGCGCGGACCAAGGGCGTCATGCTCAGCGTTTTCCACAACCGCCGCTGGGACAACGACTTCCTTACCGTGCGCCAGGTGCTGGATTCCGGCACGATCGGACGGGTTTCCGTCTACGAGGCGCATTACGACCGGTATTCGCCGGAGGTGGAGGTCGAGGCGAGGTGGCGGGATCAGCCGCTGCCGGGCTCCGGCATTCTGTACGACCTCGGAGCGCATCTCATCGACCAGGCTGTGCAGGTTCTAGGCCGTCCGGATTCCATTTGGGCCGATCTGCGGCTCGATCGGGATGAAGCGGAGACGGTGGACTACTTCCACCTGGTGCTCGCCTATCCCCAGTCGCGGGCGATTCTGCGGGCCGGCACGCTGGTCCGGCAGGCGGGGCCGCGCTTCATGGTCCATGGCGATCTGGGGAGCTATATCAAATACGGGCTGGATCCGCAGGAGGATCAGCTGAAGGCCGGCCTGAGGCCGGGCGACGCCGACTGGGGCGCGGACAAGGAGGAATGCTACGGCGAGCTGACGACAGCCGTCGGCGACCTCACCATGCGCACCAAGATCGACACGCTGCCCGGCAGCTATCAGGACTATTACCGCGGCATCGCGGAGGCGATATCCGGCGGCGGCAACCCCCCGGTCGGCGCGGAGGAAGCGATGGAGGTCATCAGGCTGATCGAGGCGGCGCATCGCAGCGCCCGGGAGCGGAGGGTCATCGATCTGGCGCCGGCACTCGACGAGACCGCCAAGAAAGAATAG
- a CDS encoding putative 2-aminoethylphosphonate ABC transporter permease subunit has product MNARPPGSSPLQPAASAKPRLGGGALAQGGSLLLLLALLAAALVLPLLFMFRQAVLNPDGSYAGLRYFRAYLESPALLDSLRHTVYISVMTTVIAVPLAFLLAYALARSAIRGKALFKAIALLPLFAPTMMHGIGLTYLFGNQGFVTTGLFGLLPFELRIPLYGPVGIILSEVVYTFPQAFLILSAALSVSDYRLYEAAETMGAGRARQLLTVTLPSVKYALAGAVTVCFSLSFTDFGAPKVVGGSYNVLATDIFKQVVGQQNMALGAVVSLVLCIPAVLAFIVDRAVSRKQQAYVTSRSTAYRHRPGRLRDAAAYACASLASLAIGALLAAVVLASLIKVWPYNLSLTLSHFNFADAAAGGMAPFWNSVRMSLLTAAIGTAGAFMAAYLIERISLWRGLRQAAYFLSVLPLALPGMVIGLAYIFFFNHPGNPLHVLYGTMGILVLSGVMHFFSVPFMTASASLKMTDKEFETVSLSMNAGWLRTFFRITVPLSLPAILEMAVYFFVQAMVTVSAVIFLYGPQLKLASVAVVSMDDAGDTDMAAAMSVLILGVNVAVRLGYEAVSHWLRRRTAAWRGY; this is encoded by the coding sequence ATGAACGCCCGGCCGCCCGGCTCCTCGCCGCTTCAACCGGCGGCATCGGCGAAGCCGCGGCTCGGCGGCGGCGCCCTGGCGCAGGGAGGATCGCTTCTCCTGCTGCTCGCGCTGCTCGCCGCCGCTCTCGTGCTGCCGCTGCTGTTCATGTTCCGGCAGGCGGTGCTGAATCCGGACGGAAGCTACGCCGGGCTGCGGTATTTCCGGGCTTACCTGGAATCGCCGGCGCTGCTGGATTCGCTCCGTCACACCGTCTACATCTCGGTCATGACGACCGTAATCGCAGTGCCGCTGGCGTTCCTGCTGGCCTATGCGCTGGCCCGCTCCGCGATCCGCGGCAAGGCGCTGTTCAAGGCCATCGCGCTGCTGCCGCTGTTCGCTCCGACGATGATGCACGGCATCGGACTGACCTATCTGTTCGGCAACCAGGGCTTCGTGACGACCGGCCTGTTCGGCCTGCTGCCCTTCGAGCTGCGCATTCCGCTGTACGGCCCTGTCGGCATCATCCTCTCCGAGGTCGTCTATACGTTCCCGCAAGCATTCCTGATCCTGTCCGCGGCGCTCTCGGTGAGCGATTACCGCCTGTACGAGGCGGCCGAGACGATGGGAGCCGGACGGGCGCGCCAGCTGCTGACCGTCACGCTGCCTTCCGTAAAGTATGCGCTCGCGGGAGCGGTCACGGTCTGCTTCTCCCTCAGCTTCACCGATTTCGGCGCGCCGAAGGTCGTCGGCGGTTCCTACAACGTGCTGGCGACCGACATTTTCAAGCAAGTGGTCGGCCAGCAGAACATGGCTCTCGGAGCCGTCGTGAGCCTCGTGCTCTGCATCCCGGCGGTACTGGCTTTCATCGTCGACCGCGCCGTCTCGCGCAAGCAGCAGGCCTATGTCACGTCGCGATCGACGGCTTACCGGCATCGTCCCGGCAGGCTGCGCGATGCGGCCGCCTACGCTTGCGCATCCCTTGCCTCGCTGGCGATCGGAGCGCTGCTCGCGGCTGTCGTGCTGGCTTCTCTCATCAAGGTATGGCCGTACAACCTGTCTCTGACGCTGAGCCACTTCAACTTCGCCGACGCGGCCGCCGGCGGCATGGCGCCCTTCTGGAACAGCGTGCGGATGAGCCTGCTGACCGCTGCCATCGGCACGGCCGGAGCCTTCATGGCCGCGTATCTCATTGAACGGATCTCCCTGTGGAGAGGCCTCAGGCAGGCCGCATACTTCCTGTCCGTGCTGCCGCTCGCCTTGCCGGGCATGGTCATCGGCCTGGCGTACATTTTCTTCTTCAACCATCCCGGCAATCCGCTGCATGTGCTGTACGGGACGATGGGAATTCTGGTGCTCTCGGGAGTCATGCATTTCTTCTCCGTTCCGTTCATGACGGCCTCGGCTTCCCTGAAAATGACGGACAAGGAATTCGAGACGGTATCCTTGTCCATGAATGCCGGCTGGCTCCGGACGTTTTTCCGAATTACGGTGCCGCTCTCGCTGCCGGCCATCCTGGAGATGGCGGTGTACTTCTTCGTCCAGGCGATGGTCACCGTGTCGGCCGTCATCTTCCTGTACGGCCCGCAGCTCAAGCTTGCCTCCGTCGCTGTCGTCAGCATGGATGACGCCGGCGACACCGACATGGCCGCGGCGATGTCGGTGCTGATCCTCGGCGTGAACGTGGCCGTGAGGCTGGGGTACGAGGCTGTCAGCCATTGGCTGCGCCGCCGCACGGCGGCTTGGCGCGGATATTGA
- a CDS encoding winged-helix domain-containing protein, with protein MNSIHSEEDLVKLAQLHLPGYGYGTKAGAEASAVSTAEALPPIICASTRRIVLISPYPNLLHELIRDLSAACYDVMVFHRVDDYVLHSLQADLYLIDGSAADMLGSDPGFRTFMADPSKQSRAILLDGRDKQGTQFRGSADTGVLQTVSPADALDLVEDWLLRHPAADEADPGILGFKDLILDTKRMAVFRGGSPIDLTKTEYELLLSFIGAEGAVQTRDHLMATIWDAPFFGNSNVVDVHVKSLRRKLGDNALAPMYIETVRGVGYRLAD; from the coding sequence GTGAACAGCATCCATTCTGAAGAAGACCTGGTCAAGCTCGCGCAGCTTCATCTGCCGGGCTATGGCTACGGAACGAAGGCGGGTGCGGAAGCATCCGCCGTCTCGACGGCTGAAGCCCTGCCGCCCATCATCTGCGCCTCGACGCGGCGGATCGTGCTGATCAGCCCGTACCCCAACCTGCTGCATGAGCTGATCCGGGACTTGTCCGCCGCCTGCTACGATGTCATGGTCTTCCACCGCGTGGATGATTACGTTCTGCACAGCCTGCAGGCAGACCTGTACCTGATCGACGGCAGCGCGGCCGACATGCTCGGCAGCGATCCCGGCTTCCGCACCTTCATGGCGGATCCGTCCAAGCAGAGCCGCGCCATTCTCCTGGACGGCCGGGACAAGCAAGGAACTCAATTCCGCGGCAGCGCGGATACCGGAGTCCTGCAGACGGTATCCCCCGCGGACGCTTTGGATCTCGTCGAGGACTGGCTGCTTCGGCATCCTGCCGCAGACGAGGCCGATCCAGGCATTCTGGGCTTCAAGGACCTGATCCTGGACACGAAGCGCATGGCGGTGTTCCGCGGCGGCAGCCCGATCGATCTGACCAAGACGGAGTATGAGCTGCTGCTCAGCTTCATCGGCGCGGAGGGAGCCGTCCAGACGCGCGACCATCTCATGGCGACGATCTGGGATGCGCCGTTTTTCGGCAACAGCAACGTCGTCGACGTCCATGTGAAGAGCCTGCGGCGCAAGCTGGGCGACAACGCCCTGGCTCCGATGTACATCGAGACCGTGCGCGGAGTCGGCTACCGGCTCGCGGATTGA
- a CDS encoding sigma-70 family RNA polymerase sigma factor, which translates to MSEKLDYIKHLAPGFDRGRVLQDLMDHFGDDVWRFAYFLTRRADAADDLSQEVFLSAYSSLHAYRGDGSVKGWLLKITRNKALHYLQSAFVRKVTLTDLFTASGSSPGADVVFFDRMESRSLWEAVMSLPRKYRELLILDYHYGFAVKEIAAMTGLPAGTVKSRTHRARKKLGQLLIEDGKEAEGIERQRSE; encoded by the coding sequence ATGTCGGAAAAACTGGACTATATCAAGCATCTGGCTCCGGGATTCGACCGCGGCAGGGTGCTGCAGGATCTGATGGATCATTTCGGGGACGACGTATGGAGGTTCGCCTACTTCCTGACGCGCCGGGCCGATGCGGCGGACGATCTGTCCCAGGAGGTATTCCTGTCGGCGTACAGCTCGCTGCACGCCTATCGCGGGGACGGCTCCGTCAAAGGCTGGCTGCTCAAAATCACGCGCAATAAAGCCCTGCATTATTTGCAGAGCGCTTTCGTCCGCAAGGTGACGCTGACCGATCTGTTCACGGCATCCGGAAGCTCTCCCGGCGCCGACGTCGTCTTTTTCGACCGGATGGAGAGCCGCTCGTTGTGGGAGGCGGTGATGAGCCTGCCGCGAAAATACAGGGAGCTGCTCATTCTGGACTATCATTATGGCTTTGCCGTGAAGGAGATCGCGGCCATGACGGGGCTTCCGGCAGGAACGGTGAAATCCCGGACGCACCGGGCCAGGAAGAAGCTTGGCCAACTGCTGATTGAGGATGGAAAGGAGGCCGAAGGCATTGAACGCCAACGATCGGAATGA
- a CDS encoding ATP-binding cassette domain-containing protein, whose translation MAKEGLTARGVGKSFGAFEALGGVDVHAPEGKLTCLLGPSGCGKTTLLRIMAGLEQPDRGEVALGGRSLTSVPASKRRFGFVFQSYALFPHMTAAGNIAYGLKGNMPRREIGARVDELLKLVRLESVKDRYPAQLSGGQQQRVALARALALQPEVLLLDEPLSALDANVRATLREELCLLQEKLGITTVMVTHDQEEALTMADEIVVMNGGKVMQAGTPTDIYDHPGNPFVASFIGAVNFLPEWVGASSPDRRLAIRPEHVRIARADDIFDAARRELAAGAAERQPGGRRSAGCLLLAGRVEQAQFRGSSWRISVLLPHPSGAEPTLIHADLPAHEAAGLRLERGSLLDLALPENRLLSYPAEACR comes from the coding sequence ATGGCAAAGGAAGGATTGACGGCACGCGGAGTAGGCAAATCATTCGGCGCTTTCGAGGCGCTCGGCGGAGTCGATGTGCATGCTCCCGAGGGGAAGCTGACCTGCCTGCTGGGACCGAGCGGCTGCGGCAAAACGACGCTGCTGCGCATCATGGCGGGGCTGGAGCAGCCCGACCGGGGCGAGGTGGCGCTGGGCGGACGCAGCCTGACGAGCGTGCCCGCCTCCAAGAGGCGCTTCGGCTTCGTGTTCCAGTCTTACGCGCTGTTCCCGCATATGACGGCGGCGGGGAATATCGCTTACGGCCTCAAGGGGAATATGCCGAGACGGGAAATAGGAGCCAGAGTGGACGAGCTGCTGAAGCTCGTCCGTCTGGAAAGCGTAAAGGACCGCTATCCGGCCCAGCTGTCCGGCGGCCAGCAGCAGCGGGTCGCGCTGGCCCGTGCGCTGGCGCTGCAGCCGGAGGTGCTGCTGCTCGACGAGCCGCTGTCAGCCCTGGACGCCAACGTGCGCGCCACTCTGCGCGAGGAGCTGTGCCTGCTGCAGGAGAAGCTCGGCATTACCACCGTCATGGTCACCCATGACCAAGAGGAAGCGCTCACGATGGCGGACGAGATCGTCGTCATGAACGGCGGCAAGGTGATGCAGGCCGGCACGCCGACGGACATCTACGATCATCCGGGAAATCCCTTTGTCGCCTCCTTCATCGGCGCGGTCAACTTCCTTCCCGAATGGGTGGGCGCATCCAGTCCGGACAGGCGGCTGGCCATCCGCCCGGAGCATGTCCGCATCGCCCGGGCGGACGACATTTTCGACGCCGCCAGGCGCGAGCTGGCGGCGGGGGCGGCGGAGCGCCAGCCGGGCGGGCGCCGGTCAGCCGGCTGCCTGCTGCTCGCAGGCCGGGTCGAGCAGGCTCAATTCCGCGGCTCCAGCTGGCGGATCAGCGTGCTGCTGCCGCATCCGTCCGGAGCGGAGCCGACGCTGATCCACGCCGATCTGCCCGCCCATGAGGCGGCGGGACTGCGTCTGGAGCGCGGTTCCCTGCTGGATTTGGCGCTGCCGGAGAACCGGCTGCTGAGCTACCCGGCGGAGGCGTGCCGATGA